Proteins encoded in a region of the Flavobacterium sp. MDT1-60 genome:
- a CDS encoding K(+)-transporting ATPase subunit C codes for MKNIFSLLKLTALTLILFAVIYPLAIYGIAQFAPNHGKGETLSVNGKVVGYQKIGQKFDKPNYFWGRPSAVDYNAAGSAGSNKGPSNAEYLALVQKRIDTFLIVHPYLKKSEIPSDMITASGSGLDPNISPEGALIQVKRIAKERKLDEDKVKALVEANINTPKVMGTPTVNVLELNVALDALK; via the coding sequence ATGAAAAACATATTTTCACTCTTAAAACTTACTGCGCTTACTTTAATCTTATTCGCAGTTATTTACCCACTTGCAATTTATGGAATTGCACAGTTTGCTCCGAATCACGGAAAAGGAGAAACTCTTTCAGTTAACGGAAAAGTTGTTGGATACCAAAAAATTGGTCAGAAATTCGATAAGCCGAATTATTTCTGGGGAAGACCTTCGGCTGTAGATTATAACGCGGCCGGAAGTGCCGGAAGCAATAAAGGACCAAGCAATGCTGAGTATCTGGCTTTGGTTCAAAAAAGAATTGATACGTTTTTAATCGTTCATCCTTATTTGAAAAAATCAGAGATTCCATCTGATATGATTACGGCTTCCGGTAGTGGTTTAGATCCGAATATTTCTCCGGAAGGTGCTTTGATTCAGGTGAAACGTATTGCTAAAGAAAGAAAACTGGATGAAGATAAAGTGAAAGCTTTGGTGGAAGCTAATATCAATACTCCAAAAGTTATGGGGACTCCAACTGTGAATGTGTTGGAATTGAATGTGGCTTTGGATGCTTTAAAGTAG
- the kdpB gene encoding potassium-transporting ATPase subunit KdpB codes for MTTNKSASLFESKQVKEALVQSFVKLNPKLMIKNPVMFTVEIGTAIMFAVCVSILMGATDQGSFTYNLIVFFILLATLLFANFAEAIAEARGKAQADSLRKTREETPARQILPNGEIKNISSSELKKGDIFVCESGDLIATDGEIIEGLATIDESAITGESAPVIREAGGDKSSVTGGTKVLSDKIKVIVTSEPGESFLDKMIALVEGASRQKTPNEIALTILLAAFTLIFVIVCVTLKPFADYANAPITIAAFIALFVCLIPTTIGGLLSAIGIAGMDRALRANVITKSGKAVETAGDIDVLLLDKTGTITIGNRKATNFYPTKGISLDDFIKSAVLSSLADDTPEGKSIIELSKTINLNGKMQEDISHFTDNISHTIKFTAETRTSGVVLKDGTNIRKGAQDAAKNIALQAGNSFPEDTAQKVIDISTNGGTPLVVIKNNQVQGVIELQDIIKTGMKERFDRLRKMGVKTVMVTGDNPLTAKFIAEAAGVDDFIAEAKPEDKMNYIKNEQNLGKLVAMMGDGTNDAPALAQANVGVAMNSGTQAAKEAGNMVDLDNDPTKLIEIIEIGKQLLMTRGTLTTFSIANDVAKYFAIVPALFITAIPALQGLNIMHLHSPESAILSAVIFNAIIIPILIPLALRGVDYKPIGASAILKRNLLIYGLGGLIVPFIGIKLIDLVVALFM; via the coding sequence ATGACAACTAATAAATCCGCATCATTATTTGAAAGCAAACAGGTAAAAGAAGCCTTGGTGCAATCTTTTGTAAAGCTTAATCCAAAATTGATGATCAAAAATCCGGTAATGTTTACCGTAGAAATAGGAACTGCCATTATGTTTGCTGTTTGTGTTTCCATTTTGATGGGAGCAACAGATCAAGGCAGTTTTACTTATAATTTAATTGTGTTCTTCATTTTACTGGCAACGCTTTTGTTTGCCAATTTTGCCGAAGCCATTGCCGAAGCCAGAGGAAAAGCACAAGCAGACAGTTTAAGAAAAACACGTGAAGAAACTCCGGCAAGACAAATTTTACCAAACGGAGAAATCAAAAATATTAGTTCATCAGAATTAAAAAAAGGAGATATTTTCGTTTGTGAGTCAGGTGACTTAATTGCAACTGACGGAGAAATTATTGAAGGATTGGCAACTATTGACGAAAGCGCGATTACCGGAGAAAGTGCTCCTGTAATCCGTGAAGCCGGCGGTGATAAATCATCAGTAACCGGCGGAACAAAAGTGCTATCTGATAAAATTAAAGTAATCGTAACTTCTGAACCGGGCGAAAGTTTTTTGGATAAAATGATTGCTTTGGTTGAAGGTGCAAGCCGTCAAAAAACACCAAACGAAATAGCTTTGACAATTTTGTTAGCAGCTTTTACCTTAATCTTCGTGATTGTTTGTGTTACTCTAAAACCATTTGCTGATTATGCGAATGCACCGATAACAATTGCTGCTTTTATTGCACTATTTGTTTGTTTGATTCCAACCACAATTGGTGGTTTGCTTTCTGCGATTGGGATTGCTGGAATGGACAGAGCCTTGCGTGCCAACGTAATTACAAAATCTGGAAAAGCAGTTGAAACTGCCGGAGATATCGATGTTTTGCTTTTGGATAAAACAGGAACTATCACCATTGGAAACAGAAAAGCAACCAATTTTTATCCAACAAAAGGAATTTCTTTGGATGATTTTATTAAATCTGCCGTGTTGAGTTCTCTTGCAGATGATACTCCGGAAGGAAAAAGTATTATTGAATTGAGCAAAACGATCAATTTAAATGGCAAAATGCAAGAAGACATTTCACATTTTACAGATAACATTTCACACACAATAAAATTTACCGCAGAAACCAGAACTTCCGGAGTTGTTTTAAAAGACGGAACCAATATTCGAAAAGGTGCCCAGGATGCTGCAAAAAACATTGCACTTCAGGCAGGAAATAGTTTTCCCGAAGATACTGCTCAAAAAGTAATTGACATTTCTACAAATGGAGGAACGCCGTTGGTAGTGATTAAAAACAATCAGGTTCAAGGTGTTATTGAATTACAGGATATCATTAAAACCGGAATGAAAGAACGTTTTGACCGATTGAGAAAAATGGGTGTAAAAACAGTAATGGTTACCGGAGATAATCCACTAACGGCTAAGTTTATTGCCGAAGCTGCGGGTGTAGATGATTTTATTGCCGAAGCAAAACCGGAGGATAAAATGAACTACATCAAAAACGAGCAAAATCTGGGTAAACTTGTCGCCATGATGGGTGACGGAACTAATGATGCTCCTGCCCTTGCGCAAGCCAATGTTGGTGTTGCCATGAACAGCGGAACCCAAGCCGCGAAAGAAGCTGGAAACATGGTCGATCTTGATAACGATCCAACAAAACTTATTGAGATTATCGAAATTGGAAAACAGCTTTTAATGACTCGCGGCACTTTAACGACTTTCTCAATTGCCAATGACGTAGCGAAGTATTTCGCGATTGTTCCTGCGCTTTTTATCACTGCAATTCCAGCTTTGCAAGGTTTAAATATCATGCATTTGCATAGTCCTGAAAGTGCGATTTTATCAGCAGTGATTTTTAACGCGATTATTATTCCGATCTTGATTCCGCTTGCGTTGAGAGGTGTTGATTACAAGCCAATTGGTGCGAGTGCCATATTAAAAAGAAATCTTTTGATCTATGGTTTGGGCGGTTTGATTGTTCCTTTTATCGGAATTAAATTAATTGATTTAGTTGTTGCTCTATTTATGTAA